A genomic region of Raphanus sativus cultivar WK10039 chromosome 6, ASM80110v3, whole genome shotgun sequence contains the following coding sequences:
- the LOC108810842 gene encoding leucine aminopeptidase 1, which translates to MAHSLGLTQPKSTHHPKISFSATETDVTEWKGDLLVVGATEKDLTKDAASKKFENPILNKLDAHLSGLLSLVSSEEDFTGKPGQSTVLRLPGLGSKRIGLIGLGKSSSFFSPASFQGLGEAVATVAKASQSSSVAVALASSPTDKLGSASALASGVVLGLFEDCRFKSESKKPSLSSVDLIGFGTGPELEKRLKFAEDVSYGVIFGRELINSPANVLTPAVLAEEAAKVASTYSDVFTANILNEEQCRELKMGSYLAVAAASANPPFFIHLVYRPPGGDVKTKLALVGKGLTFDSGGYNIKAGPGSSIELMKFDMGGSAAVLGAAKAIGEIKPPGVEVHFIVAACENMISGTGMRPGDVITASNGKTIEVNNTDAEGRLTLADALVYACNQGVDKIVDLATLTGACVIALGTSMAGIYTPNDELATEVIAASERSGEKLWRMPLEESYWEMMKSGCADMVNTGGRAGGSITAALFLKQFVSEKVQWMHIDMAGPVWNEKKKSGTGFGVATLVEWVQTNSSA; encoded by the exons ATGGCTCACTCTCTCGGCCTCACTCAACCCAAATCCACTCACCATCCCAAG ATCTCGTTCTCCGCGACGGAGACCGACGTAACCGAGTGGAAAGGAGACTTACTCGTCGTCGGCGCGACGGAGAAAGACTTGACCAAGGACGCAGCCTCGAAGAAGTTCGAGAACCCGATCTTGAACAAGCTCGACGCTCACCTGAGTGGACTCTTATCCTTAGTCTCCTCCGAAGAGGATTTCACCGGTAAACCGGGCCAGTCAACGGTTCTTAGACTTCCCGGTTTAGGGTCGAAACGGatcggtttgatcggtttaggaaagtcctcttcttttttttctccggCGTCTTTTCAGGGCCTCGGTGAAGCTGTTGCCACGGTTGCTAAAGCTTCTCAGTCTAGCAGCGTCGCCGTCGCTCTTGCCTCCTCCCCCACTGATAAGCTTGGCTCTGCATCAGCTTTAGCTTCAG GGGTAGTGCTTGGATTGTTTGAAGACTGTAGGTTTAAATCTGAGTCAAAGAAACCGTCTTTGAGCTCTGTTGATCTCATTGGATTTGGAACTGGACCTgagctagagaagaggctcaaGTTTGCTGAAGATGTTTCTTACGGTGTCATTTTCGGGAGAGAGCTCATTAACTCTCCTGCCAATGTCCTCACTCCCGCTGTGCTTGCTGAGGAAGCAGCAAAAGTGGCTTCTACTTATAGCGATGTGTTCACTGCAAACATCTTGAACGAGGAGCAGTGCAGGGAGTTGAAGATGGGTTCTTATCTGGCTGTTGCTGCTGCTTCGGCTAATCCTCCTTTCTTCATCCACCTTGTCTATAGACCTCCGGGTGGCGATGTTAAGACCAAACTTGCTCTTGTTGGAAAAGGATTGACCTTTGACAG TGGTGGCTACAACATTAAGGCTGGACCTGGCTCCTCTATTGAGCTCATGAAATTCGACATGGGTGGTTCGGCTGCTGTTCTTGGTGCTGCGAAAGCCATTGGTGAGATTAAGCCTCCTGGTGTTGAG GTTCATTTCATCGTTGCAGCATGTGAGAATATGATTAGTGGAACTGGAATGAGACCTGGTGATGTCATCACCGCCTCAAACGGAAAGACCATTGAG GTCAACAACACAGATGCTGAGGGTCGTCTAACACTTGCTGATGCTCTAGTCTATGCTTGTAACCAGGGCGTTGACAAG ATTGTTGACCTGGCTACATTGACTGGGGCATGCGTTATTGCTCTTGGAACATCAATGGCTG GAATTTACACACCTAATGATGAGCTTGCGACGGAGGTGATTGCTGCATCAGAGAGGAGTGGAGAGAAGCTGTGGAGGATGCCATTAGAGGAGAGCTATTGGGAGATGATGAAGTCTGGATGTGCTGATATGGTCAACACAGGCGGGCGTGCAGGAGGCTCCATCACCGCAGCTCTCTTCTTGAAACAG TTTGTGAGCGAGAAGGTGCAATGGATGCATATAGACATGGCCGGACCGGTGTGGAACGAGAAGAAGAAGTCTGGGACTGGGTTTGGTGTTGCGACGCTTGTCGAATGGGTGCAGACGAATTCTTCTGCGTAG